A single genomic interval of Malania oleifera isolate guangnan ecotype guangnan chromosome 13, ASM2987363v1, whole genome shotgun sequence harbors:
- the LOC131146089 gene encoding large ribosomal subunit protein uL6, whose product MKTILSSETMDIPDGVKIKVKAKTIEVEGPRGKLTRNFKHLNLDFQLIKDESGKRKLKIDAWFGSRKTTAAIRTALSHVENLITGVTKGYRYKMRFVYAHFPINASITNGNKSIEIRNFLGEKKVRKVDMLEGVNIVRSDKVKDELILDGNDIELVSRSAALINQKCHVKNKDIRKFLDGIYVSEKETIAGED is encoded by the exons ATGAAGACCATATTGTCGTCGGAGACCATGGACATACCTGATGGCGTGAAGATCAAGGTCAAGGCGAAGACCATAGAGGTGGAGGGTCCTCGCGGCAAGCTCACCCGCAACTTCAAGCACCTTAATCTCGATTTCCAGCTGATCAAGGACGAATCCGGCAAGCGGAAGCTGAAGATCGACGCCTGGTTCGGATCTCGTAAGACCACCGCCGCCATTCGCACCGCCCTCAGCCACGTGGAGAATCTCATTACGGGCGTCACCAAAGGCTACCGCTACAAGATGCGCTTTGTCTACGCCCATTTCCCCATCAACGCCAGCATCACCAATGGCAACAAGTCCATCGAGATCCGCAACTTTCTTGGTGAAAAGAAG GTTAGAAAAGTGGATATGCTTGAAGGTGTAAACATTGTGCGGTCTGATAAAGTTAAGGATGAGCTGATATTGGATGGGAATGATATTGAACTCGTTTCCCGGTCTGCTGCCCTGATAAACCAG AAATGCCATGTTAAGAACAAAGATATCCGGAAGTTCCTTGACGGTATTTATGTCAGCGAGAAGGAAACAATTGCTGGAGAGGATTGA